One Pseudomonas sp. FP1742 genomic window carries:
- a CDS encoding response regulator transcription factor: protein MTRILTIEDDAVTAREIVAELSNHGLEVDWVDNGREGLERAVSGDYDLITLDRMLPELDGLAIVTTLRTMGVATPILMISALSDVDERVRGLRAGGDDYLTKPFATDEMAARVEVLLRRQNTVTAQATTLRVADLELNLISHEASRDSQLLTLLPTEYKLLEFLMRNTGQILSRMMIFEEVWGYHFDPGTNLIDVHIGRLRKKIDPPGKVPLIRTVRGSGYVIAEPL from the coding sequence ATGACCCGTATTTTGACCATCGAAGACGACGCCGTGACCGCCCGGGAAATCGTCGCCGAACTGAGCAACCACGGCCTTGAAGTGGATTGGGTCGACAATGGCCGCGAAGGCCTGGAGCGCGCCGTCAGCGGCGACTACGACCTGATCACCCTCGATCGCATGCTGCCGGAGCTCGATGGCCTGGCGATTGTCACCACCTTGCGCACCATGGGCGTGGCCACGCCGATCCTGATGATCAGCGCCCTCTCCGACGTCGATGAACGGGTGCGCGGCCTGCGCGCCGGCGGCGACGATTACCTGACCAAACCGTTCGCCACCGATGAAATGGCCGCCCGGGTCGAAGTCTTGCTGCGCCGGCAGAACACCGTAACCGCCCAGGCCACCACGCTGCGGGTGGCCGATCTGGAGCTGAACCTGATCAGCCACGAAGCCAGCCGCGACAGCCAGTTGCTGACGCTGTTGCCCACCGAATACAAGTTGCTGGAATTTCTGATGCGCAACACCGGGCAGATTCTGTCGCGGATGATGATTTTCGAAGAGGTCTGGGGTTATCACTTCGACCCCGGCACCAACCTGATCGATGTGCACATCGGCCGTCTGCGCAAGAAGATCGACCCGCCAGGCAAAGTCCCACTGATACGGACCGTGCGAGGCTCGGGTTATGTCATTGCTGAACCCCTCTAA
- a CDS encoding HAMP domain-containing sensor histidine kinase, translated as MSLLNPSKGWRSSSSRLLALYSSLFVAWSGILMGVMYYEVSSYLDTLAKHSLMQRQHLFSRFQGEQLEDALAASMTFDVRGIDAYGLFDDQQRYLFGALRQIPQGLPLDGKIHMLGDCVDADDPTLPADSCDAVATRTLDGRWLVLVRDNGSLFAVTRIILHALLWGVSLTILPGIAGWHLLRRRPLRRIRAIQASAEAIVAGDLTRRLPLSNRRDELDMLAAIVNAMLERIERLMHEVKGVCDNIAHDLRTPLTRLRAQLYRIQQQADEGSTLAVQLDSVLGEADTLMARFRGLLRISELEDRQRRSGFVRLDPVPLLQELHDFYLPLAEEGELTFELQMPESLPGLNGDRALLFEAVANLLSNSIKFTPPGGQVILRGVNDAGHTRIEVLDSGPGIAPAEREAVFQRFYRAEGGNPQSGFGLGLSIVAAIASLHGFTLQVDSSELGGARLVLDCRQDLIPQA; from the coding sequence ATGTCATTGCTGAACCCCTCTAAAGGCTGGCGTTCCTCCAGCAGCCGCTTGCTGGCGCTATACAGTTCGCTGTTCGTGGCCTGGAGCGGGATTCTCATGGGGGTCATGTACTACGAGGTCTCCAGCTACCTGGACACGCTGGCCAAGCATTCGCTGATGCAACGTCAGCATCTGTTTTCACGCTTCCAGGGCGAGCAACTGGAAGACGCCCTCGCCGCCAGCATGACCTTCGACGTTCGCGGCATCGACGCCTATGGCTTGTTCGATGACCAACAGCGCTACCTCTTCGGCGCCTTGCGCCAGATCCCCCAAGGCCTGCCGCTGGACGGCAAGATTCACATGCTCGGCGACTGCGTCGACGCCGACGACCCGACCCTGCCCGCCGACAGTTGCGACGCCGTCGCCACCCGGACCCTGGACGGACGCTGGCTGGTGCTGGTGCGGGACAACGGTTCGTTGTTTGCCGTGACCCGGATCATCCTGCACGCGCTGCTGTGGGGCGTGTCGCTGACGATTTTGCCGGGCATCGCCGGCTGGCATTTATTGCGACGGCGCCCGCTGCGGCGGATCCGGGCGATCCAGGCCAGCGCCGAAGCCATTGTCGCCGGCGACCTGACCCGGCGCCTGCCGCTGTCCAATCGCCGTGACGAACTGGACATGCTCGCGGCCATCGTCAACGCCATGCTCGAACGCATCGAGCGCTTGATGCATGAGGTCAAGGGCGTGTGCGACAACATCGCCCATGACCTGCGCACGCCGCTCACTCGCCTGCGGGCGCAGTTGTACCGGATTCAGCAACAGGCCGATGAAGGATCGACACTGGCCGTGCAACTGGACTCGGTGCTCGGCGAGGCGGACACCTTGATGGCGCGTTTCCGTGGCTTGTTGCGGATTTCCGAGCTGGAGGATCGTCAGCGCCGTTCGGGGTTCGTGCGACTGGACCCGGTGCCATTGCTGCAGGAGTTGCATGACTTTTATCTGCCGCTGGCGGAAGAAGGCGAACTGACCTTTGAGCTGCAAATGCCCGAATCCTTGCCCGGGCTCAACGGCGACCGTGCGCTGCTGTTTGAAGCCGTGGCGAATTTGCTGAGCAACTCGATCAAATTCACCCCGCCGGGTGGCCAAGTGATTTTGCGTGGGGTGAATGACGCGGGGCATACGCGCATTGAAGTGCTCGACTCCGGCCCCGGGATTGCGCCGGCCGAGCGCGAGGCGGTATTTCAGCGTTTCTATCGCGCCGAAGGCGGCAACCCGCAAAGCGGATTCGGCCTGGGCCTGTCGATCGTCGCCGCGATTGCCAGCCTGCATGGATTTACGCTGCAGGTGGACAGCAGCGAGTTGGGGGGCGCGCGGTTGGTGCTCGATTGCCGGCAGGACCTGATTCCCCAGGCTTGA
- a CDS encoding DUF6124 family protein, which yields MFKVTPNPPDTDPTSPYEPDSKKLNEAAERALNFHFPSNADIKATTRKPSKLFAVAPEATAETLAVFLVETLASVDVMVHQLVDHLEGESRYALLGISNSIMVAEITANRVLDKIDLPK from the coding sequence ATGTTCAAAGTAACACCCAACCCACCGGACACCGATCCGACCTCCCCGTACGAACCCGATTCAAAGAAACTCAACGAGGCCGCCGAGCGGGCTCTGAACTTCCACTTCCCGTCGAACGCCGACATCAAAGCCACCACGCGCAAACCCAGCAAACTGTTTGCCGTGGCCCCAGAGGCGACGGCCGAAACCCTGGCGGTTTTTCTGGTCGAGACCCTGGCCTCGGTCGATGTGATGGTCCACCAGTTGGTGGATCATCTGGAGGGTGAGTCGCGCTATGCCCTGCTGGGCATTTCCAACAGCATCATGGTGGCGGAGATCACCGCGAACCGGGTGCTGGATAAGATTGATCTGCCCAAGTAG
- a CDS encoding DinB family protein: protein MINVRTARMLTDYKRWADQRLFDSLMALPPEELNRKRRSVFNNMIGTLNQIYVVDCIWQAHLEGRGHDFKTSHDLLHTELPELRMAQQEIDQWFCGWSSAQTEESLDKPIEFTSVSGESGVMSAGAILLHVVNHASYHRGWVVQMYAEIPAMPPITDLSVFLREVPGY, encoded by the coding sequence ATGATCAACGTACGCACTGCCCGCATGCTCACCGATTACAAGCGCTGGGCCGATCAGCGACTCTTCGACAGCCTCATGGCGCTGCCACCGGAAGAGCTCAACCGCAAACGGCGGTCGGTGTTCAACAACATGATCGGCACCTTGAACCAGATCTACGTGGTGGACTGCATCTGGCAAGCCCACCTGGAGGGCCGAGGGCACGACTTCAAAACCTCCCATGACCTGCTCCATACCGAACTCCCCGAGTTGCGAATGGCGCAACAGGAGATCGATCAATGGTTCTGTGGCTGGAGCTCGGCCCAGACGGAGGAGTCGCTGGATAAACCCATCGAATTCACCTCCGTGTCGGGGGAAAGCGGGGTCATGAGCGCCGGCGCCATACTCTTGCATGTGGTCAACCACGCCAGTTATCACCGAGGCTGGGTGGTCCAGATGTACGCCGAGATTCCGGCCATGCCACCGATCACCGATTTGTCAGTGTTTTTGCGCGAGGTTCCGGGGTATTGA